Within Mustela nigripes isolate SB6536 chromosome 3, MUSNIG.SB6536, whole genome shotgun sequence, the genomic segment aaaaatttattttgatatttaagagAATGCCATTGATAATAACCTTTACAGAAATATaccttaaaaattttagattaCCCAACACCAAATCTATGGAGCCTGACATTAtagttaataaatgaatgatcTCAAAtaacttagttttttaaaaaagccttacaattacttcaataaatataatttcatatattttaatcctAGACTTCACTATGAAATTTTATCTTGTAAAATGTATAGCAATCTAATACATGTGAATAGGTACATAATTGCTACTTCAAAGCTACAACCTATATTTGAGAACAAAATTGGTATATCTGAGAGAAAACAGTGTGGCTAAAGTCCTGGGACCTTTCAAGAATTACTAGGTATACAACTGAATGCTACCCATTTGTAAAAGTTTCAGCATACAGGtaataaagatatataaacaaatgacTTTAAATTAACTATGGAATTTTATACATTGACCCAAAGGTATGAAATTCCTGTATTAAGGTGTATTcaacttaatattttctcttggtATCTACAGAATCTTGCTTCCTTCATATTTAATAGTTACCAATTTGGTTAATGTACTGCAGGTCCAGTATAATCCACTCAAGAGGAATGGCCTGAAGAATAGGCACCAAAATCATTTCAGGTTTACATATAACTAAGATttagaaaagctttaaaaatacagaacacatTCTGAAAGAAAACACATCTTGGCTTCTATCTGCATGTAAATTccatgaagaggaaggaaattttgTTTACTGCTCTGCCCCTTAGTGCTTAGAACAACACCTCACACCTACTGAAAGAAGCAAAATATGCATTATACTTCCATTaccttaaaaaggggggggaaatCTTCAAGTCACAATATGCACAGTTaagttgtaaaatattttttattgtaaaaacagAGTCAACAGAAGTTGACGATGCAAATGTCATCACAGAACATTTCCCCTTGGTTCCTGAATTTGCTAGGTTCTGATGGACCAGAATATCTCCATTAGCACTTCTCCGGTTTCAGGGTCATTTTGAGATATGTtgtttaattatatgtatatattgcttaGAAACAAAAGTCCATCtgatattaaacaaaaaaaactgcTGGGTCTTTGTTTCACATTTCCTACAGGGAGATCTATAGATCTCAGATACCTTCACAATTTAATGGTCAAGTTAGTGCCTTAACCAAACCCCCAAATTCTCCACCACATTATTAATTCAAACTCATGACATCTGCAACATAGccagatttaaatatttaaaacaaaagtttggaatttaaaacaaacattaggctgattttttcatatttgaaagacTGTAGTTATTTGCAGCATACAAATGGAGAGAATAGTGCAAAATGCATCAAGTTTTATATGATAAATACACTTTCAACCTAAATGGCTGCCTCAAAAGCAAAGAGTGAAAAATTACCAATTCTCAAAAGCAATCCAGACTGACTCAATAAAGTTCACAATTTAGAGAGATCAATTGCTACTCTATTCTATAGTTTGCAAAAGGATTTCAGAAACAGATTAAACACACAattgttttacaaaaatagaaatattgctTGGGACTTtacaaaactttataaaatataacactATATTTGCAAATTCAAGATAATTTCACACTGAAATAGACAATACTTCCACCGATATAAAGTCTAGTCAAACTTAACTGGTCTGTCCTGACCATTCTTGCACATTATTTCTGAAGTCTTCAGCCTAAGTAGATCTGTGCTCTaccatgggatttttttttaagagattgttTAATTTCAAAGGTTTTATAAGATTTTTCATTCTAGAAATAATATTAAAGCAGATGAACTCATAACTACAAATGTTTTACTAAAAGTAGAAACTAATGCAATGTGACAATTCTGTATTTGATAAATTTCAAAccaaatttttaagaatgaaaaccTACCTactgatttaaaatatatgtctgACAATTATAATTTGGTACCTATAAAACGTAAAAATATAATCACAactattttatggaaaaatatttattcttaaagaatgAAGAAGCTCTAAATTTAGTTATTTGTAGCTGGCAGatgaaaattttatcattttatcaccTCAAAGAGCACCAGTGTATTTTCAAGATGAACTAAAAGAAGGTGGGGGCTTATTTCACGTAACAGTGCTATTATAATAAGGCACCACTTGGTATATGAAATAGCCAAACAAAGTATTGTCAAATCACGCTTTTTGTTACTGGTGTCTTAACCATTAGATAAGATGGTTAGGAAAAGCTAATAATATTAGCTAACCATATTGTTCTCCTTTTCCCatcattttttgcttttagtttttccaTATAACAGAACACATAGTAAACAACAATGTAGTACATGATCtgttaaatatcttttcccaacCTTTCAACAAAACAATCTAAAATGAAACAAGCGTAAGAAACCAAAAATTTATCTGATATACTTTGCAATAATCTATCCCTGTAGAAGAGTGGGGAGTTGGGTGGCGATGGGGTGAGAACACAATGACGGGACCTATTTTCTAAAGGATATATTGAGGCACATAGGTTAAAAGTTTCTCAGGCAAATTCACGGCTAGAGCAAAACTGAGAGAAAGCTCAGAATTTTATATATCCCCAGAGCTGATTTCTCAGGTAGTCACACccaattaaatatttcaaaatatgtccTTAGTCACTACTAtcgtcatcgtcatcatcatcagatacatcatttaaaGGAGACTTCAATGACTGACTGTATGAGTCCGATCTAGTAGGCTGGCACGTGGCCATGTCCCCGGTAGAAAGCAGGTCATAGCAGAAGTCACAAATCCGTACAGGCTTCGAGGACTGGCTTGGAAGAAGAAATCTCTTTTCAGAGCAGGGCCCACAGACAACAAAACCACATTTGCGGCAATGGTGACGACGATTAACAGGTGTGAATTTTGCTTTCTGGCAACGCATACACACAGTGGCCTCAGAGTCAGGAACCCAGACAGCAGCATGTTCATTACTGGGTGTCTTCCCACTTTTGGAGAGTAAATCAGtaacacatttatttatgtgattcATCCACTCTGATTTCTCAGTGGCAGTGGCAGCATAAACTGCAAATGATTTAGTTGGTGTCTTGATAAGCCATCCATTCCTCAAGTCTCCCTCATCTTTGATGGAATCAATAGTGACATTTTCCAGGGGAATAATATGttgtttgttatattttttcttctggatgaCAATATTGCCATATACAAGAATatcattaaataagaaaaactgcCTTGCTTTGGGTTTCTTTCTGCACAACTTAGTCAATACTCCTTCTCCAATAAGAACCCTTCCAGGTATAGTTAAGGGCTGACCAGCTGCTCCAAAACAGTTTTCTACTATATTTATACGTCGAGTATTTGCTTCACTGTTTGCCAAGCGATCCACCATCTTTTGCTTgtagcctttaaaaaaagagagagaaattagcaCACAGAATGATAAATTCATATGtttgcatatataaaaattatataacctAACCTATATAACCTAAACTATATAACTTAAATTTGCTCTAATAAATCCTTACTTTTACTCAAAGGCAAAATGCTCTAAAACTGTTTCCCTCCAAGATAAACACCAAGCATATCAAAAGGGTTAACATCTACTTTCTATAATCATCAAAAATACTTATTAACCATCTTCACATTGCACTATACTCATTAAGTAGGTCTTTATAAAAGTATAAACTTCTTACAGGCAATAAAGGAATAAACAACTGGACAATAAATATAAGTCATCTCTGCAAAATAATAATCTCAGTTCCATGAAATTTAATCTCAGAAGGATTCTAAAAAAGGGTGAAATTCTGTAAAACCCGAAGAAATTAATGATTTTTCTGGTAAGCTAGTCCCATTGAGCTAA encodes:
- the PLEKHF2 gene encoding pleckstrin homology domain-containing family F member 2 isoform X1 — translated: MQSVEKESPAGTAVRLGEEGRRRGRGKSRLHPDQGVRHRAGSQDWNPDLSRRQTHNQLSHPGYKQKMVDRLANSEANTRRINIVENCFGAAGQPLTIPGRVLIGEGVLTKLCRKKPKARQFFLFNDILVYGNIVIQKKKYNKQHIIPLENVTIDSIKDEGDLRNGWLIKTPTKSFAVYAATATEKSEWMNHINKCVTDLLSKSGKTPSNEHAAVWVPDSEATVCMRCQKAKFTPVNRRHHCRKCGFVVCGPCSEKRFLLPSQSSKPVRICDFCYDLLSTGDMATCQPTRSDSYSQSLKSPLNDVSDDDDDDDSSD
- the PLEKHF2 gene encoding pleckstrin homology domain-containing family F member 2 isoform X3, giving the protein MVDRLANSEANTRRINIVENCFGAAGQPLTIPGRVLIGEGVLTKLCRKKPKARQFFLFNDILVYGNIVIQKKKYNKQHIIPLENVTIDSIKDEGDLRNGWLIKTPTKSFAVYAATATEKSEWMNHINKCVTDLLSKSGKTPSNEHAAVWVPDSEATVCMRCQKAKFTPVNRRHHCRKCGFVVCGPCSEKRFLLPSQSSKPVRICDFCYDLLSTGDMATCQPTRSDSYSQSLKSPLNDVSDDDDDDDSSD
- the PLEKHF2 gene encoding pleckstrin homology domain-containing family F member 2 isoform X2 — encoded protein: MQSVGYKQKMVDRLANSEANTRRINIVENCFGAAGQPLTIPGRVLIGEGVLTKLCRKKPKARQFFLFNDILVYGNIVIQKKKYNKQHIIPLENVTIDSIKDEGDLRNGWLIKTPTKSFAVYAATATEKSEWMNHINKCVTDLLSKSGKTPSNEHAAVWVPDSEATVCMRCQKAKFTPVNRRHHCRKCGFVVCGPCSEKRFLLPSQSSKPVRICDFCYDLLSTGDMATCQPTRSDSYSQSLKSPLNDVSDDDDDDDSSD